In Nymphalis io chromosome 13, ilAglIoxx1.1, whole genome shotgun sequence, one genomic interval encodes:
- the LOC126773083 gene encoding mitochondrial import inner membrane translocase subunit Tim17-B, which yields MDEYSREPCPWRILDDSGGAFLMGAIGGGIFHSIKGFRNAPVGFSRKMLGSLAAMKERSPIVGGNFAVWGGMFSTIDCSLVYLRQKEDPWNSIMSGALTGGILAARNGVPAMAGSALVGGVLLALIEGISIMFTRITSEQFKPQQPIFEDPSILGQSQAQGQSF from the exons atggatgAATATTCAAGAGAACCTTGCCCTTGGCGTATTTTGGATGACTCTGGCGGCGCATTTTTGATGGGAGCAATCGGCGGTGGTATCTTTCATTCAATAAAAGGATTCAGAAATGCTCCCGTTGGATTCAGTAGAAAAAtg cttGGTAGTTTAGCAGCTATGAAGGAAAGGTCACCTATTGTAGGAGGAAACTTTGCAGTATGGGGAGGGATGTTTTCAACGATTGATTGCTCACTTGTCTATTTGAGACAAAAGGAAGATCCCTGGAACTCTATCATGAGCGGTGCACTAACAGGAGGAATCCTGGCAGCTCGAAATG GTGTTCCGGCCATGGCAGGCAGTGCATTGGTTGGCGGTGTCCTTCTAGCACTAATAGAGGGTATTAGTATAATGTTTACAAGAATAACATCGGAGCAGTTCAAACCACAGCAGCCAATATTTGAAGATCCTTCAATTTTAGGTCAAAGCCAGGCACAGGGACAAAGTTTTTAA